A window of Acinonyx jubatus isolate Ajub_Pintada_27869175 chromosome E4, VMU_Ajub_asm_v1.0, whole genome shotgun sequence contains these coding sequences:
- the LOC106987150 gene encoding T-cell surface glycoprotein CD1c-like isoform X2, whose protein sequence is MRARVGGWRLAREQQSFFISISSWGGGRLVGGRRKSEQRQCQAGWLKTEGSGETSPGDMVSLQVTLLAALLLGGHGARAQEPLSFHVAQISSFANQSWAQHQGSGWLGDMQTHGWDSESGTIIFLHSWSKGNFSNEELIDLELLFRVYFIGLTRETQEYAGQLHFKYPMEIQVAAGCELHSSDIEKGFLRAAYQGSDFLSFQNMSWVPSLKSDSRAQSACDLMNQYEAIRETVHSLTTNTCPRFALGLFDAGKVDLQKQVRPVAWLSSGPSPGPGRLLLVCHVSGFYPKPVWVMWMRGGEQEQQGTRRGDVLPHADGTWYLRVTLDVVAQEAAGLSCWVRHSSLGGRDMVLYWGHHLSMYLILLAVTVPLILLIVVALWFKKRCSYQDIP, encoded by the exons ATGAGAGCCCGCGtaggaggctggaggctggcgAGGGAGCAGCAGAGCTTTTTTATTTCAATCAGCAGTTGGGGGGGAGGACGGCTTGTCGGTGGAAGAAGGAAGTCAGAGCAGAGACAGTGCCAGGCAGGTTGGCTGAAAACAGAGGGGAGTGGGGAAACCTCTCCAGGTGACATGGTGTCTCTACAGGTCACCCTGCTGGCTGCCCTTCTCCTGGGAGGTCATGGTGCACGAG CCCAGGAACCCCTCTCGTTCCATGTCGCCCAGATCTCCTCCTTTGCCAACCAATCCTGGGCACAGCATCAGGGCTCAGGCTGGCTGGGTGACATGCAGACTCACGGCTGGGACAGCGAGTCTGGCACGATAATTTTCCTGCACTCATGGTCTAAGGGCAACTTCAGCAACGAGGAATTGATCGACCTGGAGCTTCTGTTCCGCGTCTACTTCATCGGATTAACTCGGGAGACTCAAGAGTATGCCGGTCAATTGCACTTCAAAT aTCCCATGGAAATACAGGTGGCAGCTGGCTGTGAGCTACATTCTAGTGACATTGAAAAAGGCTTCTTACGGGCAGCTTATCAAGGATCAGATTTCCTGAGCTTCCAAAACATGTCCTGGGTGCCATCTCTAAAGAGTGATAGCAGAGCCCAGAGCGCCTGTGACCTCATGAACCAGTATGAAGCCATCAGGGAAACGGTGCACAGCCTCACCACAAACACCTGTCCCCGATTTGCCTTGGGTCTCTTCGATGCAGGGAAGGTGGATCTCCAGAAGCAAG TGAGGCCAGTGGCCTGGCTGTCCAGTGGCCCCAGTCCTGGTCCTGGCCGTCTGCTGCTGGTGTGCCATGTCTCCGGCTTCTACCCAAAGCCAGTGTGGGTGATGTGGATGCGGGGTGGTGAGCAGGAGCAGCAGGGCACCCGGCGAGGCGACGTCCTGCCCCATGCTGACGGGACGTGGTATCTTCGGGTGACCCTGGACGTGGTAGCACAAGAGGCAGCCGGCCTGTCTTGCTGGGTGAGACACAGCAGTCTAGGAGGCCGGGACATGGTCCTCTACTGGG GACACCACCTTTCCATGTACTTGATCCTGTTGGCTGTGACAGTGCCCCTCATTCTTCTGATAGTCGTTGCATTGTGGTTTAAGAAGCGCTG CTCCTATCAAGACATCCCGTGA
- the LOC106987150 gene encoding T-cell surface glycoprotein CD1c-like isoform X1: MRARVGGWRLAREQQSFFISISSWGGGRLVGGRRKSEQRQCQAGWLKTEGSGETSPGDMVSLQVTLLAALLLGGHGARAAQEPLSFHVAQISSFANQSWAQHQGSGWLGDMQTHGWDSESGTIIFLHSWSKGNFSNEELIDLELLFRVYFIGLTRETQEYAGQLHFKYPMEIQVAAGCELHSSDIEKGFLRAAYQGSDFLSFQNMSWVPSLKSDSRAQSACDLMNQYEAIRETVHSLTTNTCPRFALGLFDAGKVDLQKQVRPVAWLSSGPSPGPGRLLLVCHVSGFYPKPVWVMWMRGGEQEQQGTRRGDVLPHADGTWYLRVTLDVVAQEAAGLSCWVRHSSLGGRDMVLYWGHHLSMYLILLAVTVPLILLIVVALWFKKRCSYQDIP, translated from the exons ATGAGAGCCCGCGtaggaggctggaggctggcgAGGGAGCAGCAGAGCTTTTTTATTTCAATCAGCAGTTGGGGGGGAGGACGGCTTGTCGGTGGAAGAAGGAAGTCAGAGCAGAGACAGTGCCAGGCAGGTTGGCTGAAAACAGAGGGGAGTGGGGAAACCTCTCCAGGTGACATGGTGTCTCTACAGGTCACCCTGCTGGCTGCCCTTCTCCTGGGAGGTCATGGTGCACGAG CAGCCCAGGAACCCCTCTCGTTCCATGTCGCCCAGATCTCCTCCTTTGCCAACCAATCCTGGGCACAGCATCAGGGCTCAGGCTGGCTGGGTGACATGCAGACTCACGGCTGGGACAGCGAGTCTGGCACGATAATTTTCCTGCACTCATGGTCTAAGGGCAACTTCAGCAACGAGGAATTGATCGACCTGGAGCTTCTGTTCCGCGTCTACTTCATCGGATTAACTCGGGAGACTCAAGAGTATGCCGGTCAATTGCACTTCAAAT aTCCCATGGAAATACAGGTGGCAGCTGGCTGTGAGCTACATTCTAGTGACATTGAAAAAGGCTTCTTACGGGCAGCTTATCAAGGATCAGATTTCCTGAGCTTCCAAAACATGTCCTGGGTGCCATCTCTAAAGAGTGATAGCAGAGCCCAGAGCGCCTGTGACCTCATGAACCAGTATGAAGCCATCAGGGAAACGGTGCACAGCCTCACCACAAACACCTGTCCCCGATTTGCCTTGGGTCTCTTCGATGCAGGGAAGGTGGATCTCCAGAAGCAAG TGAGGCCAGTGGCCTGGCTGTCCAGTGGCCCCAGTCCTGGTCCTGGCCGTCTGCTGCTGGTGTGCCATGTCTCCGGCTTCTACCCAAAGCCAGTGTGGGTGATGTGGATGCGGGGTGGTGAGCAGGAGCAGCAGGGCACCCGGCGAGGCGACGTCCTGCCCCATGCTGACGGGACGTGGTATCTTCGGGTGACCCTGGACGTGGTAGCACAAGAGGCAGCCGGCCTGTCTTGCTGGGTGAGACACAGCAGTCTAGGAGGCCGGGACATGGTCCTCTACTGGG GACACCACCTTTCCATGTACTTGATCCTGTTGGCTGTGACAGTGCCCCTCATTCTTCTGATAGTCGTTGCATTGTGGTTTAAGAAGCGCTG CTCCTATCAAGACATCCCGTGA
- the LOC106987151 gene encoding T-cell surface glycoprotein CD1b-like, whose amino-acid sequence MLLPWLLWLVVLCPGGGGEAAFQGPTSYHVIQISSFANSSWAQNQGSGWLGDLQLQSWDSDAGRAVFLKPWSKGNFSEEEVTGLEEVFQVYLNGFILEVQDHAHEFQMEYPFEIQGIAGCSLHSGGGTVSFLRGALGGVDFLSIKNHFCVPALEGGSRAQRICALIHQYAGIRDIAGKLLFETCPQYLLGVLDVGKAELQRQVKPEAWLSTGPSPGPGRLLLVCHVSGFYPKPVWVTWMRGEQEQPGTRRGDILPHADETWYLRVTLDVAAGEAAGLSCRVRHSSLGGRDMVLHWGNPVSIGLISLAIIVPLFILLTVPTLWFLRRRSYQSI is encoded by the exons ATGCTGCTTCCGTGGCTCCTGTGGCTTGTGGTCCTCTGCCCGGGGGGCGGCGGTGAGGCAG CCTTTCAAGGGCCCACCTCTTACCACGTCATCCAGATCTCGTCCTTTGCCAACAGCAGCTGGGCGCAGAACCAAGGCTCAGGATGGCTGGGTGACTTACAGCTCCAAAGCTGGGACAGCGACGCGGGCAGGGCGGTTTTCCTGAAGCCCTGGTCCAAAGGCAACTTCAGTGAGGAGGAGGTGACCGGGCTGGAGGAGGTGTTCCAGGTCTACCTCAACGGGTTCATCCTGGAAGTACAGGACCATGCCCATGAGTTCCAGATGGAAT aTCCCTTTGAGATCCAGGGGATAGCAGGCTGTAGTCTGCATTCCGGTGGGGGCACGGTGAGCTTCCTGCGGGGAGCGTTAGGAGGAGTGGACTTTCTGAGCATCAAGAATCACTTCTGTGTGCCCGCCCTGGAGGGTGGAAGCCGGGCACAGCGCATCTGCGCGCTCATCCATCAGTACGCGGGCATCCGGGACATCGCGGGGAAGCTCCTCTTTGAAACCTGCCCTCAGTATCTCCTGGGTGTCCTCGATGTGGGGAAGGCAGAACTGCAGAGACAAG TGAAGCCCGAGGCCTGGCTGTCCACTGGCCCCAGTCCCGGTCCTGGCCGTCTGCTCCTTGTGTGCCATGTGTCCGGCTTCTACCCAAAGCCAGTGTGGGTGACGTGGATGCGGGGTGAGCAGGAGCAGCCGGGCACCCGGCGCGGCGACATCCTGCCCCACGCTGACGAGACGTGGTATCTTCGGGTGACCCTAGATGTGGCGGCCGGGGAGGCGGCCGGCCTGTCTTGCCGAGTGAGGCACAGCAGTCTAGGAGGCCGGGACATGGTCCTCCACTGGG GAAACCCCGTCTCCATCGGCTTGATATCTTTGGCGATAATAGTGCCCTTGTTCATCCTTTTGACGGTTCCTACATTGTGGTTTTTGAGGCGCCG